The sequence AACAACCTAATAAAGAATAGATAAAATATAGAAGTGAAAGAAACTGAAACTAATAACGAagaattctaataatttatagtGCCTAATTCTATACCGCAGTAATATCCATAACCTCTACCGTGATTGCATACACAGGCAAAGTTATTGGAaaccataaaaaataaaagacaaAGAATAGACGAATAAATTTATcgatgatttttttgaatcctGAAATTATCGTTATTTTTTGCAAggtataaatatttgaatgagcAAAAGATTGACGCGTCTTGCAGGGTAGATCTACGTATGAGAAATCCGTACTCATGTGCTTATTGGCATCATACGATAATGTTAATCACGCTCCTTATTTCCTTTCCCCTTTTCCCAGCAAGATATAAAGCATGTGAGAACTCGTAGAAGTTCAGCCAACCTTCCCGCAAAAATCATTTCCGTAAAAAATAACGCAAAAAAAGGGGTCATTTCACCGAAACCCTTTCACCGAAacccatttcgccgaagccatttcgccgaagggaCATTTTGCCGaagatatgaaatttttcaattttccttttcttttttataagaCAACCTAATTATTTACACATTAAAAGTtgcgtttatttattttattttaattactgtaaaggaaaattaatttatttgacaacTCATCAATTttctgaaatattttattttctctgTGTTGATTCAGGAATTATGTTAATTACTAGTATTTTCAGCGAAATTTCCTTCGACAAAGTGAACGATTCGGGGAAAAGGATTCAGCGAAATGTCTATTCGACAAAACGcctacagtcaactccctctatagttactcccgttatagtcacattctactatatagtcacaccagttgaatgttcaaaacactttattattaaaatctatcctatatagtcacaatctatctatagtcactatcacacctatcctcaaaaatcttatattaaaaaaaaccgtttataatcacagttatataaagaatatattaaataacttggcatctaataatcgtacaaagatgtatcatagcttgttagaatcgtctcactgagacgaatcgaatggtggtagttttatccttttcctttgctattgtttacggccagaccacccattgcctcttatgagactaatctcgggtctgtgtcctatcatcttcaatagGCAACCATTaaaccgagtacttaattcctcaggtaacagcaccatgtagaagacatcccccatcgagccattttaggctgatctgaagctaggtacacgccgcctatTCATCCTTAatccattgcatgatactggtactcaatttattttacgacctttagagagcacctactttcatggaggactttcgacaggtaacatcaaccatctagagttttatccttttccgatcactggctgacgagttattcaacaaaatgttaaacatcggcattataatatttcttgatttacgtttactgcgccatttaacattttgctagatttctcggtacctagtgattgtaaaaagacgatttatagctcgttggaatcgcctcatcaagacgaatcgaatggtggtaagctcatctctctgtgattaatattgacggagttattacttaaaaaccatttaatattttttaatttcggaaattgatctagtgattggatttcgatgtatcttataccattagattcgtctcattaagacgaatcgaatggcagtaagatcgtctctctaggatcaatattggcagagttattacacaaaaaccattaatatttttttaatttcggaaattaatctagtgattggatttcgacgtattatataccattagaaccgtctcatcaagacgaatcgaatggcggtaagatcatcactttacgattaatattggtgaagttacgatacaataaagttttaagtataattctggctaaaattatgttaatttttggccggaattatgatatacaaatataagaaatttttatatagtcacatctttttataatcaccaaatatggactgtcccaaatgtgtgactataaagagagttgactgtatatccTTTCAGCGAAACTTCCCTCCGGCGAAATGGCCTCGATGAAATGAGTCTCGACAAAAATAGATTTCATTCGGTGAAACGTACCGTAACCAAAATAAGGTATGTATATGTAGTTATGTATGCATGAGGGTGAGTTTTAGTTTACGATCTCACTATGGGTCTTTTATTTAGGAAACGAAATGACCGATGAAAACATCACTCTCAATTTTCTTATTGTTCTTATAGGAAAACTCCTGAATATTCCTTGTATTAAAGTAATGCAAGCGATTATAATTCACAAATAAAGGTTATAGCGATCTCGAGGCTGCAATTCAAAGCAGATTGGGGGCACCATTTAATTATATCCGTctcaaaatttgtataattcaaCACTATTTCCGAAATTTTTAATGAGGAACTTAAAGCAGAGCACTTCCATGTCACTGTATACCCTATGCCAGAATAATTTTCCGTATTATGTAATAGCGATGTATTtcgcaaattttattttatgtatcaGTTGCTTCGGCAACGTTTTTCACAAATAATAAAGCATGTATAAGTCACGTGTAATGATTGCAATCCAATCGCCTGACACCTCTGTACTACCTAGGGGAAGATAAATAAACGGGGACAATTTATGGTCACACAGGCTGATCAATAACCTGAAGTAGTGTTTCGATCCGGATAAAACctcaaatattttaacgtgggattatgattaaaaaaggTTACAAATTTCGGTTTTGAGTGGActataatttcggccagaattaaaataatattattccataaatttttattaattttggtggTCTCAGCCTAAATTAACCGAGCCGGTATCCGGATAAAAACCGGATAAAACCGCTACGGATCGAAACTCTAACCTGAAGCCTCACAAATTAGTTACACACATTCATTCTTCATATTGAATATCgcgaaaatttaaaaattttttttaattttttaatacatacacATGGAAAAGCTGCTGATCTTAAAAATTAAGACCATTTAGTTAGTTCTACATGTTAGAAGTGTTTTTATTCAAATTGGGCTATTGTTAATTTGCCGATCATGTGTAGCACGTGCATATAAGccacatattttaataacttacaattttttcatattcttcgTGAATCTCAAGAAATCAATAGTGATTCTGTATTTGCTAAGGCTAGTTTCGTTATAGTTAACAACCttacatattaaataataatcatataaaatatacaaaaagttattatttaaaaaattgtgtaaatATCATCATACAACGACGCGAACTAGCAGTTACGTTAGTTTCTTGTGGAATAATTGAACCCCGCTTACATTATGGACCATTTTCGCGAAACTGGTGGTTTATTCCAAtgataaaaagtaataatgatATAGAAATGATGTATCCTATTCGGATTGGTACTCCAAATTATTACTAGCtatatttttgatatgatAAACAAGTCttgcaatatttttaactaaataaaagtGTTGTAGAATAAATCCTTTCAcaatattaacatttattctcattattattagaagGAATAAACTTAATCAATTTAGAGCTAGACTTTGAAATTTAGATCAAgagaattttcattataaactAGCAGCAACCCGTTGCGTccctaaaatttatttcagttGCACTTATTAAATTGTATACTATACGGttcattttgatttaaaaaaatggataagTGAAAAACTCCAAAAATCCGAAAATCCGTAAAATTTCGAAgtagagataaaaaaaagtataaataaaacggggtcaaaataaatttctttaatcacAGATGATCTGTTAGcaattaaaattgaagaattatCTATCTAaagccaatcaaatttcttcCCCATAGtcacataataaattattttatcaaacaaattcctaaaattaaaagattgttattattaccatTTCTGTAATCAAAGCCTCATGAAGTTTTAATTTTCGTAAGAcaagatttaattattttctaattaagATACTGGTTTCCAtttatgaaaatcttttattaacgGATTTCATATGAATTCATTTTAATCATTGtggaaaaaattaactttatagcaatgaaattatcaaagtCAGCCATTGCAtgtaaattatactaaaaatatgaattatatttgtttaattcttgtatttttgaacaaagttattaattatttcatttataacagttttttcatgatttaacatttttttatatcgcataattccaaattttacaatatctaatataattaaataaagtttctatataattcatggttaaattagaattatctCTTATTTCATCATCTATAAAGTGAATTAGCAGTGAATTATTACATTTGATAGTGATTTCTTCTTATTTAAGTATCTCACGGATTcttctataaaattttcaagttgcttctataaaaaattttatctattatttctaaaatatccataaaaataagcctttcacggatccattcacggaaaatgtaaataattcgataaatttcgtgatataATTCtagaaatatgagccttttacggaaataagatggaatataaagacttgttttttttcaaattgttttcttacaaatttaatcttttttgaaatttttggttGTGATAGCATGtaagagaattatatttatatttataaacatgatacattattaataaattactttttgtaAATCATGTCGGGAAAATGTCTGTCGGGATATATGTTGTTGGGATAATATCATGTCGGGAAAACTAACATGTCGGTATAATGTCCATTAGGGAAGGTGTCATGTCGGTAAAATGTTCATTCGGGAATATGTCTTGTCGGGGTATCGTCATCGCTCGGGCAAAGGGTATGTCGGAAAAAGGTTGTCGGGAAGGTTGTCCGAcatcggaaaaggataaataTTTAGTAGATCAGTTGCCACAACTGCGCCTTATACTCCATAGTTGAGAAGATTCTCTAGGGGGTAtctgttttataaaaaaatatcgagTGCAGCAAAATCTTCGTGAAACAGATTTTCATGCATAAGAATAAAAACCTTTAAAtgctttataatttctttaaaaacgATCTAAATTCTCGGTTTGGATCGATTGGAGCTTCTAAGCAGTTTTTGAACTAGTGTCAGGTTATTCGCTGatcatctaaataaaaaaaaaaatacggtATATAATACATTCGGATAAAGAACTAGTTCAGAAACTGCATATATCTTTTTTGGTAAAACAAGTAAGAACACAGTACTTAAAAGAATAATAGCATCTGTATAGTACATTGTGCCTAAAGAATTTAgtgattatattatatgatcaCAAAATTATCTTTCTAAATTTACGCGTTGTAATTGGCTTTTCGGATACCGAGTACCAAGTACtaacgatataatatttataaaatatttcacatttaaaatattttcaaacgtaaaaaaaagaatttatttatttataaaaaaaaatttaaaataagaaaaaataaaataaaatataattattaataattaattaactaattaatttacttattattaattaaagattcgtGTAAAATAGGTACATCAAACACTTATAAAAAACTCCAAAAGTCAGGTACAGCAGAAGAATCACTAGCACCAAAAATAGCAGCTGAACAGGCTAATGCTTCAACATTAGGTGGGTTTCCATGTTCCATTGCAACTAAAATAGCATATGATTGAGGCAAATCTTTTGGTGCAGTGTATTTCTGCGTTGTAGAAAATTCAGTTCCGGCTTTAATCGGACAAGTAACTCCAGGTATTGTACAAATATCCACAACAAGGGGATCTCCTATGGGTGCTTTCGCGACAAGATCGACGAATCCAAGACCAAGCAAATCTCCAGCGACAACATCTTTTTTCAATGTTCCCTTAATGTCAAACGTTTCTTCTTGTCCAGGAACGAGAGGATCAGGTGTCATTTTTACATCGAGTCCCACTACATCTGGTGGCAAACCGGGACATAGTGGAAATTTAGTTTCTCTTTTTACAAGTTCAAGTGGTGCCGCATTGACCGCAAAAAGCGTAGCAAATAAAACGAATGCCAAGATAAAAATTCGATTCATGATTACTTATTTTCTTgtaattagatttttattaaaataaatgtttattatttttttttttgaattcggATTAAATCAGTTACttcttttataagaaaaaaacaacaaccaaaagatttaatttgtttcatcttttttttttcttcgtattaattttattaatttgcaaaTCTAGAATAGACGATTATGCTATACATCAATCATGTTGGAAGAAAAtcatactaaaataattatgtattattactgcgttggatattttaaataatttcgtttTTGTTTCTTAGCGGCTGTTCTTTGCTTATAACATAATAAGAAgtaatgatgaaatttcagccgtcagaatttaaaaaaggatatgGGAGTATAGAAATTTGAGATCACATGAGGAATACAAATTTCAGGGGcttgtattaaaaaatgtctatttataaaaataaaataaaaaataaaaaaggaaataaaaaatagggGGATAATAATGCCATAAGTTTcattctaaaattaattttaaataaaactatgTCATTCAAAATAAATCGTAAGGTTTATTCGAATGCATAACTATTTCATACAAGAGGACATCACCATATGATCCCGAGGGGGAATAATAGTGCTCCAAACTGGTAAGGTAAACCGGGTGTTCTCTTGGAAATTTACACAAGAATCTTTCGTTTAGACACAAACAGAGTTATAAAGGCAATTATTGTCCCAACGCATTTCTAAATGTCGAGATTTTCAATGCACATTCGGCATTCCACATGCCCTTATTCTCAAACActgatgattataataaagaagttCCAAATTTCGTTCAAACGTTAGAAAGGGTTAAAAAAACTCATACTAGCCGAGAATAAGTTTCGTCTAGATAGATTCCAAAGTTTCGGCCAGGAATGAAGAGTTTAGCAAAACCACATGCCCAAGCCCTTTCAtattctattactttccattacttcattgttatttcattttttattagcatctttcttgtaatttacttatctttttatttattgttattgtttcttttatttgtatcacttcattaaaaatacagtgatttttttctttaaaatcataaatgtgtgacttaaattttaatatttgtaaataaaatttcattagataagattattttgaataaatatgtttgcaaaaaaattttttttaaaatattaagtttagccgatcaaaaattaaaaaaaatcagctgTCAGCCgatcaataaatttactctatatattgtacatcatgtgacatatttgaaaaaaaaaatccccaGGCGACAATCACCCAGGCGACGTTTAGCAATTCccttaaatttttactattttactattttaactaataataaaccGAAATCTGCCATTTCTCAATACTTAATTTACCcattataaatagaaaacatcatttctttattcattttattaatttatttattttaacgaagcttatttataaaagagaGATCAACAATTtgcatatttataaattggtcatttttttttacaataactttcacttaaaagatcttttaaaaGCATGCCAAGCTCCCCCTGAAAATGACCCCTTGTTTAATTCAAGATGTGTGATCGTCAATGATACTCCGATTCATAATGTTTCATTAATTGAATATCATAATCTCATTTAAATGAGACGATTGATAGACTGGTTACAATATGGTTTCCTGAATGTCATTTTTACTGAAATCAATTTTCCGATTGGCCATTTCCCGACCGGATCATTTCCTGAATATCTCGAACTTTACTGgaataaatgatatatatataaatttcctttttagaatagattttgtttatatttagttaaatCACAAATGGcagaaaaataaagattaaataatattttcctaTAATTTTTAGGCTTCTTTTTAAcccattccatttttttaccaaaagattatttgattacaaaatttaaaataaaaataactgataacgttaattttcaaacaaatatttaaatatatgataaattgataataaaaataatgatacaaTATGTAACTATATATACTGTACGTAAACATTTTTTGCGTAAGAaccataaaagaaaaattcatctGAACGGCTACagtacaattttaatattctacCGACATGAAATTAACTGACGCCATTTTGCTGACTTCCATTTTACCGACATGTAAAATTACCCGACTTGCTATTTcaccaaaaatttattagctgCGCCTCCGTCCTTCTGCGccttaatttcaaattatttcaagTGCTGAAGTTCAATAAACTGATTAACAAAATGCAAGATTTTATAGCACCAATCTAATAATTCCTTTGTAATcttttctctattttttttttcaaatattacagttagaaattttagaaacaaaaaatttatttcattgaaaATATTCCTTGCTTTCTTAATACTGTAAGGGCAAAATTTCATGATCGTCGACAAAATAAGGattcgttaaaataatttcggaAAATGTGATGTCGGTAAAATGGCAAATAGGCAAAATTATGTTGGTAAATTTTATGTCGGTGAAACAAGTGTTGGTAAAATGGGTGAATATGCATCTGATCTACTACGCAATAATTATTGCTGGTGATACAGTAAGTACATAGATTTAATAACtcaataaaattcttgaagcaATAATTCCTTAATCCTTGTTTTTTATACAatgtttatgtaaaaaaatcaaaaataaatttagaaattaaatagTTAACCTGGAATTTAATTTGCTGATCATAATTTTGATCggtaatttttcaaaataataaacaattttactgtggctgagaattttttaaaatagtcgCTGGGGACTTATTGATTACCTTTTTtcgaatttaattaaaaatttttatttttttagtcatGAATTcattcgttaaaaaaattcatttttcattataaatttttttaattttttttaattaactataaataaaaaccaaGTTCGTAAAGTGGGAGGGTGGAGCGTTACTCTACACA is a genomic window of Rhizophagus irregularis chromosome 7, complete sequence containing:
- a CDS encoding uncharacterized protein (SECRETED:cutsite_VNA-AP; SECRETED:prob_0.9549); SECRETED:SignalP(1-20) gives rise to the protein MNRIFILAFVLFATLFAVNAAPLELVKRETKFPLCPGLPPDVVGLDVKMTPDPLVPGQEETFDIKGTLKKDVVAGDLLGLGFVDLVAKAPIGDPLVVDICTIPGVTCPIKAGTEFSTTQKYTAPKDLPQSYAILVAMEHGNPPNVEALACSAAIFGASDSSAVPDFWSFL